One window of Stenotrophomonas indicatrix genomic DNA carries:
- the mscL gene encoding large-conductance mechanosensitive channel protein MscL, translated as MGMLTEFKEFAMRGNVIDLAVGVVIGAAFGKIVTALVEKIIMPPLGMLIGKVDFSQLAWTLSPASIGADGKEIPAVVIGYGDFINTLIQFVIVAFAIFLVIKVINRLSRKQEAAPAAPAEEVVLLREIRDSLKK; from the coding sequence ATGGGAATGCTCACCGAGTTCAAGGAATTCGCGATGCGCGGCAACGTCATCGATCTCGCCGTCGGCGTGGTGATCGGCGCGGCCTTCGGCAAGATCGTCACCGCGCTGGTGGAGAAGATCATCATGCCGCCGCTGGGCATGCTGATCGGCAAGGTCGATTTCTCGCAGCTTGCGTGGACGCTGTCGCCGGCCAGCATCGGCGCCGATGGCAAGGAGATCCCGGCAGTGGTGATCGGCTACGGTGATTTCATCAACACGCTGATCCAGTTCGTGATCGTGGCCTTCGCCATCTTCCTGGTGATCAAGGTGATCAACCGCCTGTCGCGCAAGCAGGAAGCGGCACCGGCAGCGCCGGCCGAAGAAGTGGTGCTGCTGCGCGAGATCCGCGACAGCCTGAAGAAGTAA
- a CDS encoding M28 family peptidase, which translates to MRRRVLAIASSLALLAAPAFAAPHATTLPPASLATAAQLRDQALADDTGWKVVESLTTEIGPRIAGSEADARAVAWAEAKFKALGFDKVWKEPVTFPKWERRSEHAAVTGSNPQPLQITALGGSPGGTVEAEVVRFADLAALQAAPAGSLKGKIAFVDYQMLPFRDGRDYGRGGAIRSKGPSEAIRKGAVGFLMRSAGTDSHRVPHTGITRFDDGLTAVPSAALSVPDADQLARLLARGATTVKVALDCGWDGTATSYNVIGEITGRTLPKEVVVIGGHLDSWDLGTGAVDDGAGVGITMAAGHLIGQLKQAPKRTIRVVAFANEEQGLYGGKAYAEAHAKDVALHQLAAESDFGAGRIYAFNTGSPNPEGSREATRQIAEVMKPLGIEYAADKGGPGPDVGPLAAKGGAWAWLAQDGSDYFHLHHTADDTLDKIDPKALAQNVAAYTVFAYLAAEADGNFGSEAKATTPPNE; encoded by the coding sequence ATGCGTCGCCGCGTCCTTGCCATCGCATCCTCCCTCGCCCTGCTGGCCGCGCCGGCCTTCGCGGCGCCGCATGCCACCACCTTGCCGCCGGCCTCGCTGGCCACCGCCGCACAGCTGCGCGACCAGGCGCTGGCCGATGACACCGGCTGGAAGGTGGTCGAATCGTTGACCACCGAGATCGGCCCTCGCATCGCCGGCAGCGAGGCCGACGCCCGTGCCGTGGCCTGGGCCGAAGCCAAGTTCAAGGCACTGGGTTTTGACAAGGTGTGGAAGGAACCGGTGACCTTCCCGAAGTGGGAGCGCCGCAGTGAACACGCCGCCGTGACCGGCAGCAATCCGCAACCGTTGCAGATCACTGCGCTGGGTGGCAGCCCGGGCGGCACCGTGGAAGCCGAGGTGGTGCGCTTCGCCGATCTGGCCGCGCTGCAGGCCGCGCCGGCCGGTTCACTGAAGGGCAAGATCGCCTTCGTCGATTACCAGATGCTGCCGTTCCGCGATGGCCGCGACTATGGCCGCGGCGGCGCGATCCGCAGCAAGGGTCCGTCCGAGGCCATCCGCAAGGGCGCGGTCGGCTTCCTGATGCGCTCGGCCGGTACCGATTCGCACCGCGTGCCGCACACCGGCATCACCCGCTTCGATGACGGTCTGACGGCGGTGCCGTCGGCGGCGCTGTCGGTGCCCGACGCCGACCAGCTGGCGCGCCTGCTTGCCCGTGGCGCAACCACGGTGAAGGTGGCGCTGGACTGCGGTTGGGACGGCACCGCGACCTCGTACAACGTGATCGGTGAAATCACCGGCCGCACGCTGCCGAAGGAAGTGGTGGTGATCGGCGGCCACCTGGATTCGTGGGACCTGGGCACCGGCGCGGTCGATGACGGCGCCGGCGTGGGCATCACCATGGCCGCCGGCCATCTGATCGGCCAGCTGAAGCAGGCACCGAAGCGCACCATCCGCGTGGTCGCCTTCGCCAATGAAGAGCAGGGCCTGTATGGCGGCAAGGCCTACGCCGAGGCGCATGCCAAGGACGTGGCGCTGCACCAGCTGGCCGCCGAGAGCGATTTCGGTGCTGGCCGCATCTACGCCTTCAACACCGGTTCGCCGAACCCGGAAGGCTCGCGCGAGGCAACCCGGCAGATTGCGGAAGTGATGAAGCCGCTGGGCATCGAGTACGCCGCCGACAAGGGTGGCCCGGGGCCGGATGTCGGTCCGCTGGCCGCCAAGGGCGGTGCATGGGCATGGCTGGCACAGGACGGCTCGGACTACTTCCACCTGCACCACACCGCCGACGACACGCTGGACAAGATCGACCCGAAGGCGCTGGCGCAGAACGTGGCCGCCTACACCGTGTTTGCCTATCTGGCCGCCGAAGCCGATGGCAACTTCGGCAGCGAGGCCAAGGCGACCACGCCGCCGAACGAGTGA
- a CDS encoding TrmH family RNA methyltransferase, with protein sequence MNDPWKNARRPSSRPPRATPLPPREGGTPPPPGRGNDELRLYGWNAVQALFAKRPQALRKLYLVESLIPRMQPLLKWCVANRVGYRVVEEGDLNKLAATTHHEGLVADVLRAPVLPLAQWLAELGEGPALALWLDGVGNPHNFGAILRSAAHFGAKALLLPASSTLALSGAAARVAEGGAESVPLVQLPEDAEAMAQLRAAGFGLAATLVEGGDDVFRASLPARLVYVMGAESEGMDRGLASQCDQQLSIPGSGAVESLNVASATAVLLAQWASQRG encoded by the coding sequence GTGAATGATCCCTGGAAGAATGCCCGTCGCCCGTCGTCGCGACCGCCGCGGGCCACCCCGCTGCCACCGCGTGAGGGCGGCACCCCGCCACCGCCGGGGCGTGGCAACGACGAACTTCGCCTGTATGGCTGGAACGCGGTGCAGGCCCTGTTCGCCAAGCGACCGCAGGCACTGCGCAAGCTGTATCTGGTGGAGTCGCTGATTCCGCGCATGCAGCCGCTGCTGAAGTGGTGCGTGGCCAACCGCGTGGGCTATCGCGTGGTGGAAGAGGGCGACCTCAACAAGCTGGCCGCCACCACCCACCACGAAGGCCTGGTGGCCGACGTGCTGCGCGCGCCGGTGTTGCCGCTGGCGCAGTGGCTGGCCGAACTGGGCGAAGGCCCGGCGCTGGCACTATGGCTGGATGGCGTCGGCAATCCGCACAACTTCGGTGCGATCCTGCGCTCTGCCGCGCACTTCGGTGCCAAGGCACTGTTGCTGCCGGCCAGCAGCACGCTGGCACTGTCCGGCGCGGCCGCACGCGTGGCCGAGGGCGGTGCAGAGTCGGTGCCGCTGGTGCAGCTGCCTGAAGACGCAGAAGCGATGGCGCAGCTGCGCGCGGCTGGTTTCGGCCTTGCCGCGACGCTGGTCGAGGGTGGCGATGACGTGTTCCGCGCGTCGTTGCCCGCCCGCCTGGTCTACGTGATGGGCGCGGAAAGTGAAGGCATGGATCGCGGCCTGGCCAGCCAGTGTGACCAGCAGCTGTCGATTCCCGGCAGTGGCGCGGTTGAAAGCCTGAATGTCGCTTCTGCCACGGCCGTGCTGCTGGCGCAGTGGGCCAGCCAGCGCGGCTGA
- a CDS encoding alanine/glycine:cation symporter family protein, producing the protein MEATVHFINSIIWSKALIFMCLAAGLFFSLRTRFMQIRGFVEMCRLTVSGEKSDAGVSSFQALAMSMAGRMGIGNIAGVATAIAFGGPGAIFWMWVMGFVGASTSYVECTLAQIYKTKDAEGRYRGGPAYYIEKAMGLKWYAMAFAIATIIAAGFLMPGVQANAIADSIINACRGTALCGPLDGQSFGMESVQALKLGIGIVVALLLGVVIFGGVKRIANFAEVVVPFMAAGFILTAVVIMIINYDRVPEMFGIIFKSAFGTHAAFGAMMGLAVEWGIKRGIYANEAGQGSGPHAAAASEVSHPAKQGYVQAFAIYFDTMMVCTATAFLILASGTYNVYSPVAGAEPIFQGLAGIPEGAGYAQAGVEAVLPGWGSAFVSVAIFFFAFTTIMAYYYMAETNLTYVNHNRKRPFTVLLLRLGIIGMVVFGAFHNATLAWALGDIGVGLMAWLNIIAILIVQKPAMLALRDYERQKKLGLDPIFDPDALGIKNADFWRQRKLELSRSE; encoded by the coding sequence GTGGAAGCTACCGTACATTTCATCAACAGCATCATCTGGAGCAAGGCGCTGATCTTCATGTGCCTGGCCGCCGGCCTGTTCTTCAGCCTGCGCACCCGCTTCATGCAGATCCGTGGTTTCGTCGAGATGTGCCGCCTTACCGTGTCCGGTGAGAAGTCCGACGCCGGCGTGTCCTCGTTCCAGGCCCTGGCCATGTCGATGGCCGGCCGCATGGGCATCGGCAACATCGCCGGCGTGGCCACCGCCATCGCCTTCGGCGGCCCCGGCGCGATCTTCTGGATGTGGGTCATGGGCTTCGTTGGTGCCTCCACCTCTTACGTGGAATGCACCCTGGCGCAGATCTACAAGACCAAGGATGCCGAAGGCCGCTACCGCGGTGGCCCGGCCTACTACATCGAAAAGGCGATGGGCCTGAAGTGGTATGCCATGGCCTTCGCCATCGCCACCATCATCGCCGCCGGCTTCCTGATGCCCGGCGTGCAGGCCAACGCGATCGCCGACAGCATCATCAATGCCTGCCGTGGCACCGCGCTGTGCGGTCCGCTCGATGGCCAGTCCTTCGGCATGGAATCGGTGCAGGCGCTGAAGCTCGGCATCGGCATCGTCGTCGCCCTGTTGCTGGGCGTGGTGATCTTCGGTGGCGTCAAGCGCATCGCCAACTTCGCCGAAGTGGTAGTGCCGTTCATGGCCGCCGGCTTCATCCTGACGGCCGTCGTCATCATGATCATCAACTACGACCGCGTGCCGGAAATGTTCGGCATCATCTTCAAGAGCGCCTTCGGTACCCACGCCGCGTTCGGCGCGATGATGGGCCTGGCGGTGGAGTGGGGCATCAAGCGTGGCATCTACGCCAACGAGGCCGGGCAGGGCTCGGGCCCGCACGCTGCTGCCGCGTCGGAGGTCTCGCACCCGGCCAAGCAGGGTTACGTGCAGGCCTTCGCCATCTACTTCGACACCATGATGGTGTGCACCGCCACCGCGTTCCTGATCCTGGCCAGCGGCACCTACAACGTGTATTCGCCGGTCGCCGGAGCTGAGCCGATCTTCCAGGGCCTGGCAGGCATTCCCGAAGGTGCGGGCTATGCGCAGGCGGGTGTGGAAGCCGTGCTGCCGGGCTGGGGTTCGGCCTTCGTATCGGTGGCGATCTTCTTCTTCGCCTTCACCACGATCATGGCTTATTACTACATGGCCGAAACCAACCTGACCTACGTCAACCACAACAGGAAGCGCCCGTTCACCGTGCTGCTGCTGCGCCTGGGCATCATCGGCATGGTGGTGTTCGGCGCCTTCCACAACGCCACCCTGGCCTGGGCGTTGGGTGATATCGGCGTGGGCCTGATGGCCTGGCTGAACATCATCGCCATCCTCATCGTGCAGAAGCCGGCCATGCTGGCCCTGCGCGATTACGAACGACAGAAGAAGCTCGGCCTGGATCCGATCTTCGACCCCGATGCCCTGGGCATCAAGAACGCCGATTTCTGGCGTCAACGCAAGCTGGAGTTGTCCCGTAGTGAATGA
- a CDS encoding GNAT family N-acetyltransferase, which produces MPEPARILHGEGFLLRPWRSDDLESLLHHANDADVSRGLRDRFPYPYTREDGEAFLGGRVLAPGTLNLAIEIDGQACGSVGAQQGVAERGHTAELGYWLGQAHWGRGLMTGVVGLFAPWVMDELGLFRLQATVVDFNLGSARVLEKNGFQEEGVERCAVYKRGVLHDLRRFARVRTALP; this is translated from the coding sequence ATGCCTGAGCCGGCGCGCATTCTGCACGGCGAAGGCTTCCTGCTACGCCCCTGGCGCAGCGATGACCTGGAGTCGTTGCTGCATCACGCCAACGACGCGGACGTCTCGCGTGGGCTGCGCGACCGCTTTCCGTATCCGTACACCCGCGAGGATGGCGAAGCCTTCCTGGGCGGGCGCGTACTGGCCCCCGGCACGCTGAACCTGGCCATCGAGATAGACGGCCAGGCCTGTGGCAGCGTGGGCGCCCAGCAGGGCGTGGCCGAGCGCGGGCATACCGCTGAACTGGGCTACTGGCTCGGCCAGGCCCATTGGGGGCGGGGCCTGATGACCGGTGTGGTCGGTCTGTTCGCGCCCTGGGTGATGGACGAGCTTGGCCTGTTCAGGCTGCAGGCCACGGTGGTCGACTTCAACCTGGGCTCGGCCCGGGTGCTGGAAAAGAACGGTTTCCAGGAAGAGGGCGTGGAGCGCTGCGCCGTCTACAAGCGCGGTGTCCTGCATGACCTGCGCCGCTTCGCCCGGGTACGGACCGCGCTGCCCTGA